Proteins from one Emys orbicularis isolate rEmyOrb1 chromosome 2, rEmyOrb1.hap1, whole genome shotgun sequence genomic window:
- the LOC135875203 gene encoding uncharacterized protein LOC135875203, with protein MRTRKLPYPLEKVWLDKHQYDEAERLHYEREATLAASATEKGQEVEAMNSVCHDDPVEGEWKDMKRVKNGKKQKKRKRSPKTKSLVSNVDFVLTGLLADGVWFDKPFFDHAENMFRKKLADDLTQKAPETELDAEQPAFVSWSEEAVPGIPKPRKNPAALHCTHASLIACHHVIQDVWVNKFNFDEAEKVFVERSQSCVHPHFLDLPSVRWNSDYGDVDQRTPDEGYITALSTPANPATPCLSTDVVVHSGASFVTSLPSPAHQTINGKPQILSLQALISEVWLEKPIYDDAEKCFYENMTDGHPPGKVRPQERSRPEASKSSRKDKKGRSPGKRMNSRHVEFTTNPSLPKDAEHPPPTWYFLHKDSEHLWLSKPTYDSAESRYYASEALKMSSRQDNARVPELTLAKPSRPASRATSVPASETK; from the coding sequence ATGAGGACAAGGAAGCTCCCGTACCCACTAGAAAAGGTCTGGTTGGACAAGCACCAGTATGATGAAGCGGAGAGGCTCCACTATGAAAGAGAAGCCACGTTGGCAGCCTCAGCCACTGAAAAGGGCCAAGAGGTGGAAGCAATGAACAGTGTTTGCCATGATGATCCTGTCGAGGGCGAATGGAAAGACATGAAAAGAGTGAAAAATGGGAAGAAGCAAAAGAAAAGGAAGCGCTCTCCAAAAACCAAGAGTTTGGTCTCCAACGTAGATTTCGTCCTGACTGGTTTATTAGCTGATGGCGTGTGGTTTGACAAACCTTTCTTCGATCATGCTGAAAACATGTTCAGAAAGAAACTTGCAGATGACCTGACCCAGAAGGCCCCTGAAACTGAACTGGATGCTGAGCAGCCAGCATTCGTGTCCTGGTCAGAAGAAGCTGTCCCAGGTATTCCTAAGCCAAGGAAGAACCCAGCAGCCTTGCACTGCACCCATGCCAGTCTGATTGCTTGTCACCATGTCATCCAGGATGTCTGGGTCAACAAGTTCAACTTTGATGAGGCAGAGAAGGTGTTTGTTGAAAGGTCTCAATCTTGTGTTCATCCACACTTCCTAGATCTTCCATCGGTACGATGGAACAGTGACTATGGTGATGTTGATCAAAGAACTCCAGATGAAGGGTATATAACAGCTCTATCTACTCCTGCAAACCCTGCTACACCATGCCTGTCAACAGATGTTGTGGTTCATTCTGGTGCCTCTTTCGTTACCAGTTTGCCCAGTCCTGCACACCAGACAATAAATGGCAAGCCTCAGATATTGAGCTTGCAGGCATTGATTTCGGAGGTGTGGCTGGAGAAACCTATTTATGATGATGCTGAGAAATGCTTCTACGAGAACATGACTGATGGGCATCCTCCAGGGAAGGTGAGGCCTCAAGAGCGCAGCCGTCCAGAAGCCTCAAAGAGCAGCCGAAAGGACAAGAAGGGCCGCAGTCCCGGGAAACGAATGAATTCTCGACATGTGGAGTTCACCACCAACCCTTCCCTTCCTAAAGATGCCGAGCACCCTCCGCCTACCTGGTATTTCCTGCACAAGGACAGTGAGCATTTGTGGCTTAGTAAACCCACATACGACAGCGCTGAATCACGATACTATGCATCTGAGGCCCTGAAAATGTCGAGCAGACAAGATAATGCAAGGGTTCCAGAACTCACGCTAGCAAAACCATCTCGACCTGCTTCTCGTGCCACAAGCGTGCCTGCATCAGAAACTAAGTAG